The following are from one region of the Candidatus Obscuribacterales bacterium genome:
- a CDS encoding response regulator, translating to MNLQRTLVFDPDACLRQDVQVALSNHLGLEFDRAQSIEQWHASFATKQPDLVVLDVELPNLSGFELLRQMRSQHWSGPVIFLGSAPIEDLEQTHDIRIDFVRTPIDANELLWRIFKLMRDFDSQPVNKILVPMIQELRNDTSGRLDAELISKTFGITMADIARCIGKTPQAIHKTPDSQSIQSGLFHFERIASGITRATGSVKSLRSWLNTPNPHFDKTCPVEFLQKGKLELLADIVEDALLGQPR from the coding sequence ATGAACTTACAAAGAACTCTAGTTTTTGATCCGGATGCGTGTCTCCGACAGGACGTTCAGGTCGCTTTGTCAAACCATCTAGGATTGGAATTTGATCGGGCCCAGTCTATAGAGCAGTGGCACGCCTCTTTCGCAACCAAACAACCAGACCTGGTCGTTCTAGACGTTGAGTTGCCTAACCTATCTGGCTTTGAGCTCTTGAGACAAATGAGGAGCCAACATTGGTCAGGTCCAGTAATATTTCTCGGCAGTGCTCCAATTGAAGATCTGGAACAGACCCATGATATTCGCATTGACTTTGTGAGAACCCCTATTGATGCCAACGAATTGCTTTGGCGCATTTTTAAACTCATGCGCGATTTTGATTCGCAGCCGGTGAACAAAATACTTGTACCGATGATTCAAGAGTTACGCAATGACACTAGTGGTCGTCTCGACGCGGAATTGATCAGTAAGACTTTTGGTATCACAATGGCCGATATCGCTAGATGCATTGGCAAAACACCGCAAGCTATTCATAAGACTCCTGATTCGCAATCGATTCAATCCGGACTATTTCACTTTGAACGAATTGCTTCTGGAATAACGCGCGCTACGGGTTCAGTGAAATCATTGCGTTCGTGGCTCAATACGCCTAATCCGCATTTTGATAAGACTTGTCCGGTTGAATTTTTACAAAAGGGCAAACTTGAGTTGCTCGCCGACATCGTAGAGGATGCTTTATTGGGACAACCAAGGTAA
- a CDS encoding helix-turn-helix domain-containing protein — MYRERANDAPSTELPFYHKESAGVVNSYLLKAPDAAAYLGVSLSWLKQKGKSIPYVRIGIKNKRWRIQDLDAFIAKNVRNAQ; from the coding sequence ATGTACAGAGAAAGAGCTAATGATGCTCCATCCACAGAGCTACCGTTTTATCACAAAGAGTCCGCCGGAGTTGTTAACTCCTATTTGCTGAAGGCACCAGATGCAGCTGCTTATCTTGGAGTCAGCCTAAGCTGGCTAAAACAAAAAGGTAAAAGCATCCCCTACGTCAGGATTGGGATCAAAAACAAAAGATGGCGCATTCAAGATCTTGACGCCTTCATTGCGAAGAACGTTCGTAACGCACAATAA